The Salinispora tropica CNB-440 genome has a window encoding:
- a CDS encoding DUF2630 family protein, translating into MDDKTILKRISELVDEEHQLRAEAQANEEGTDEESRDRLRDLAESLDQCWDLLRRRRAARSTHGDPEAQGVRPAPEVARYLQ; encoded by the coding sequence ATGGACGACAAGACCATCCTGAAGCGCATCTCCGAGCTGGTTGACGAGGAACACCAGCTCCGCGCCGAAGCCCAGGCCAACGAGGAGGGCACCGACGAGGAGAGCCGCGACCGGCTACGGGATCTGGCGGAGTCGCTGGACCAGTGCTGGGACCTGCTCCGCCGTCGGCGCGCCGCCCGCTCCACCCACGGCGACCCGGAGGCCCAGGGCGTTCGCCCGGCACCGGAGGTGGCGCGCTACCTCCAGTAG
- a CDS encoding aconitate hydratase, translated as MKEYDVASLDTFGAKTQLRVGDASYEIFKINKVEGHDRLPYSLKVLLENLLRTEDGANITADHIRQLGAWEPTADPSVEIQFTPSRVLMQDFTGVPCVVDLATMREAVRDLGGDPTKVNPLAPAELVIDHSVIADLFGREDAFQRNVELEYERNKERYQFLRWGQTAFNEFKVVPPGTGIVHQVNIEYLARTVMERNGQAYPDTVVGTDSHTTMVNGLGVLGWGVGGIEAEAAMLGQPVSMLIPRVVGFKLSGEMPAGTTATDLVLTITEMLRKHGVVGKFVEFYGPGVSAVPLANRATIGNMSPEYGSTVAIFPIDAETVRYLELTGRDPQQVALVEAYAKEQGLWHDPAAEPNYSERLELDLGSIEPSLAGPKRPQDRVPLGNAKTLFRAALTDYVATDATGGEQKQGINGPADEASAESFPASDAPANKVIDPADAPRDLVTAAVGSGGRATSPIRVTGADGTEFELDHGAVVIAAITSCTNTSNPQVMIGAALLARNAVDRGLARKPWVKTTLAPGSKVVMDYYERAGLTPYLEKLGFHLVGYGCTTCIGNSGPLPEEISAAVNEKDLSVVSVLSGNRNFEGRINPDVKMNYLASPPLVVAYALAGTMDIDLANEPIGEDAQGSPVFLRDIWPSSAEIQDVIASAIGAGGFSSAYANVFAGDERWQSLPTPTGNTFAWEGESTYVRKPPYFEGMRREPAPVRDIGAARVLAKLGDSVTTDHISPAGAIKPDSPAGRYLAAHGVPRHEFNSYGSRRGNHEVMIRGTFANIRLRNQLRVPGADSAAGATLPEGGFTVNHLTGEQSTIYDAAVAYQEAEIPLIVLAGKEYGSGSSRDWAAKGTMLLGVKAVIAESYERIHRSNLIGMGVLPLQFPAGETAESLGLSGVESFAITGVTALNEGDTPRTVRVTTDTGVEFDAVVRIDTPGEADYFRHGGILQYVLRRMIG; from the coding sequence GTGAAGGAGTACGACGTGGCGAGCCTCGACACCTTCGGTGCGAAGACCCAGCTACGCGTCGGCGACGCGAGCTACGAGATTTTCAAGATCAACAAGGTGGAGGGGCACGATCGGCTCCCCTACAGCCTGAAAGTCCTCCTGGAGAACCTGCTCCGGACCGAGGACGGCGCGAACATCACCGCCGACCACATCCGGCAGCTCGGCGCCTGGGAGCCGACCGCCGACCCGAGCGTGGAGATCCAGTTCACCCCGTCACGGGTGCTGATGCAGGACTTCACCGGCGTACCCTGCGTGGTTGATCTGGCCACCATGCGTGAGGCCGTGCGTGACCTGGGTGGCGACCCGACCAAGGTCAACCCGCTCGCCCCGGCCGAGCTGGTCATCGACCACTCCGTCATCGCCGACCTGTTCGGCCGGGAGGACGCCTTCCAGCGCAACGTCGAGCTGGAGTATGAGCGCAACAAGGAGCGCTACCAGTTCCTGCGCTGGGGTCAGACCGCGTTCAACGAGTTCAAGGTCGTCCCGCCGGGCACCGGCATCGTGCACCAGGTCAACATCGAATACCTCGCCCGTACGGTGATGGAGCGTAACGGCCAGGCCTACCCGGACACAGTGGTCGGCACCGACTCGCACACCACGATGGTCAACGGCCTCGGCGTGCTCGGCTGGGGCGTCGGCGGCATCGAGGCCGAGGCCGCGATGCTCGGCCAGCCGGTCAGCATGCTCATCCCGCGGGTCGTCGGCTTCAAGCTCTCCGGTGAGATGCCGGCCGGCACCACCGCCACCGACCTGGTCCTGACCATCACCGAGATGCTGCGCAAGCACGGTGTGGTCGGCAAGTTCGTCGAGTTCTACGGCCCCGGTGTCAGCGCGGTTCCACTGGCCAACCGGGCCACCATCGGCAACATGTCCCCGGAGTACGGCTCCACCGTCGCGATCTTCCCGATCGACGCCGAGACCGTCCGCTACCTGGAGCTGACCGGGCGTGACCCGCAGCAGGTCGCGCTCGTCGAGGCGTACGCGAAGGAGCAGGGCCTCTGGCACGATCCGGCCGCGGAGCCGAACTACTCGGAGCGGCTGGAACTGGACCTGGGCAGCATCGAGCCATCGCTCGCCGGCCCGAAGCGGCCCCAGGACCGGGTGCCGCTGGGCAACGCCAAGACCTTGTTCCGGGCCGCGCTCACCGACTACGTCGCCACGGACGCGACCGGAGGCGAGCAGAAGCAGGGCATCAACGGCCCCGCCGACGAGGCCAGCGCCGAGTCCTTCCCGGCCAGCGATGCCCCCGCCAACAAGGTCATCGACCCCGCTGACGCCCCGCGCGACCTGGTGACCGCGGCGGTGGGCTCCGGCGGCCGGGCCACCAGCCCGATCCGGGTCACCGGTGCCGACGGCACCGAGTTCGAGCTGGACCACGGTGCGGTGGTGATCGCCGCCATCACCTCCTGCACCAACACCTCCAACCCGCAGGTGATGATCGGCGCCGCGCTGCTGGCCCGTAACGCGGTGGACCGGGGCCTGGCCCGCAAGCCGTGGGTGAAGACCACCCTCGCCCCCGGCTCGAAGGTCGTCATGGACTACTACGAGCGGGCCGGTCTCACCCCATACCTGGAGAAGCTCGGCTTCCACCTGGTCGGCTACGGCTGCACCACCTGCATCGGCAACTCCGGCCCGCTGCCGGAGGAGATCTCCGCGGCGGTGAACGAGAAGGACCTCTCGGTCGTCTCGGTCCTCTCCGGCAACCGCAACTTCGAGGGCCGGATCAACCCGGACGTCAAGATGAACTACTTGGCGTCCCCGCCGCTGGTGGTCGCGTACGCGCTGGCCGGAACGATGGACATCGACCTGGCCAATGAGCCGATCGGCGAGGACGCCCAGGGGAGCCCGGTGTTCCTGCGCGACATCTGGCCGAGCAGCGCCGAGATCCAGGACGTCATCGCCTCCGCAATCGGCGCCGGCGGCTTCAGCTCGGCATACGCGAACGTCTTCGCCGGCGACGAGCGGTGGCAGTCGCTGCCGACGCCGACCGGTAACACCTTCGCCTGGGAGGGCGAGTCGACCTACGTCCGCAAACCCCCGTACTTCGAGGGCATGCGACGCGAGCCGGCGCCGGTCCGCGACATCGGAGCGGCTCGGGTCCTGGCCAAGCTCGGCGACTCGGTGACCACCGACCACATCTCGCCGGCTGGCGCGATCAAGCCCGACTCCCCCGCCGGCCGGTACCTCGCCGCGCACGGCGTGCCACGACACGAGTTCAACTCGTACGGCTCCCGCCGGGGCAACCACGAGGTGATGATTCGGGGCACCTTCGCCAACATTCGGCTGCGTAACCAGCTTCGGGTTCCCGGTGCCGACTCCGCTGCCGGGGCCACGCTTCCCGAGGGCGGCTTCACGGTCAACCACCTGACCGGCGAGCAGAGCACCATCTACGACGCCGCGGTGGCCTACCAGGAGGCGGAGATACCGCTGATCGTCCTGGCCGGCAAGGAGTACGGTTCGGGCTCGTCCCGGGACTGGGCCGCCAAGGGCACGATGCTGCTGGGCGTCAAGGCGGTCATCGCCGAGTCGTACGAGCGGATCCACCGCTCCAACCTGATCGGCATGGGCGTCCTGCCGCTGCAGTTCCCGGCCGGCGAGACCGCCGAGTCGCTGGGCCTGTCCGGTGTCGAGTCCTTCGCCATCACCGGGGTCACCGCCCTCAACGAGGGCGACACCCCACGGACCGTACGGGTCACCACCGACACCGGGGTCGAGTTCGACGCGGTGGTCCGCATCGACACCCCGGGAGAGGCGGACTACTTCCGGCACGGCGGCATCCTGCAGTACGTGCTGCGCCGGATGATCGGCTAA
- a CDS encoding aminopeptidase P family protein — translation MTEEHIHRDPGGTESHDPNFPAALLAFMRQGWRDTALPVVPHPATPHHAKRRAALSATFPGETLVIPTGGEQVRANDTAHRFRPGSDFAYLTGDHEPDSVLVLRPTVSGHEPLLYLRPHASRQSDEFFRSRHGELWLGRRRTLAEKSSELGLPTADLADLDAALADLAPARTRVLRGFDSRVDAALRPYDGRRERGQPTRDQELASAISELRLVKDEWEIAQLQDAVDATVRGFEDVARALPADRGVSERLLEGIFALRARHDGNDIGYGSIVGAAEHATILHWVHNHGTTRPGDLLLMDMGVENDHLYTADVTRVLPVSGRFTALQRQVYDIVYAAQQAGIEFIRPGVAFKDVHLTCMRVLAEGLAELGLLPVSVDEAMDETSAVYRRWTLHGFGHMLGIDVHDCANSRSAMYRDGTLGEGYVLTVEPGLYFQPEDELVPEELRGIGVRIEDDVLVTANGTVNLSAGLPRTADDVETWLARQREAGPRLPG, via the coding sequence ATGACCGAGGAACACATCCACCGCGATCCGGGGGGCACGGAGTCGCATGATCCAAACTTCCCGGCGGCGCTCCTGGCGTTCATGCGGCAGGGCTGGCGGGACACCGCGCTGCCGGTCGTCCCGCACCCGGCGACACCCCACCACGCGAAACGTCGGGCTGCCCTCTCCGCGACCTTCCCGGGCGAGACCCTGGTGATCCCCACCGGCGGCGAGCAGGTACGCGCCAACGACACCGCCCACCGATTCCGTCCGGGAAGCGATTTCGCGTACCTGACCGGCGACCACGAGCCCGACAGTGTGCTCGTGCTCCGTCCGACCGTTTCCGGACATGAGCCCCTCCTCTACCTGCGGCCGCACGCGTCCCGGCAGAGCGACGAGTTCTTCCGGAGTCGACACGGCGAGCTGTGGCTCGGCCGGCGACGCACCCTCGCGGAGAAGTCGAGCGAGTTGGGCCTGCCCACCGCCGACCTCGCGGACCTGGACGCCGCCCTGGCCGACCTCGCCCCGGCCCGAACCCGGGTGCTGCGCGGCTTCGACTCCCGGGTTGATGCAGCCCTGCGCCCGTACGACGGCCGGCGGGAGCGGGGACAGCCGACCCGCGACCAGGAGCTGGCCAGCGCGATCTCCGAGCTGCGGCTGGTCAAGGACGAGTGGGAGATCGCCCAGCTCCAGGACGCGGTGGACGCCACGGTACGCGGCTTCGAGGATGTGGCGCGAGCACTGCCGGCCGACCGGGGAGTCTCCGAGCGGCTACTCGAGGGCATCTTCGCGCTGCGGGCCCGGCACGACGGAAACGACATCGGTTACGGCTCGATCGTCGGCGCCGCCGAGCACGCCACAATCCTGCACTGGGTACACAATCACGGCACCACCCGCCCAGGTGACCTGCTGCTGATGGACATGGGTGTGGAGAACGACCACCTCTACACCGCCGACGTGACCCGGGTGCTCCCGGTGAGCGGCCGGTTCACCGCGCTACAGCGTCAGGTCTACGACATCGTGTACGCCGCTCAGCAGGCCGGCATCGAGTTCATCCGGCCAGGCGTGGCGTTCAAGGACGTCCACCTGACCTGTATGCGGGTTCTCGCCGAGGGGCTGGCCGAGTTGGGCCTGCTTCCGGTGAGCGTGGACGAGGCGATGGACGAGACGTCGGCGGTGTACCGACGGTGGACCCTGCACGGCTTCGGGCACATGCTCGGCATCGATGTGCACGACTGCGCGAACTCGCGCAGTGCGATGTACCGCGACGGCACCCTGGGCGAGGGCTACGTGCTCACCGTGGAGCCGGGCCTGTACTTCCAGCCCGAGGACGAGTTGGTGCCGGAGGAGCTACGCGGCATCGGCGTCCGGATCGAGGACGACGTCCTGGTCACGGCGAACGGCACGGTGAACCTCTCCGCCGGGCTCCCCCGGACCGCTGACGACGTGGAAACCTGGCTGGCCAGGCAGCGGGAGGCAGGCCCGCGCCTGCCGGGCTGA
- the asnB gene encoding asparagine synthase (glutamine-hydrolyzing) yields MCGLLAFFSARGDAAAHRDHIANALECLHHRGPDETGVEVVGDASGQYADGVFAHKRLAIIDVASSHEPLPYANGRYLLTFNGEIYNYIELREELARDYGAQFATSGDGEVIVAGYHYWGEQVLTRLRGMFAFVVWDRQERRAFGARDYFGIKPLHYLETADGLYLASEKKALLPFAPANYQGDAGIDTASLSHYLTLQYVPEPGTLHQGVRRIGSGEYLTWTPGGRIDVRRWYRPVFRPAPVPDEQKLYHEIRETLRDSVRIHMRSDVPVGSFLSSGIDSTAVVALAREFNPNILTFTVGYDVPGYSEIDVAQESARHLDVTTIPTKIGPQDMIAALPKIVWHLDDPVADPALVPLYFVARKAAEHVTVVLSGEGADEFFGGYTIYREPLSLSSVNGLPDGVQKGLRAVSKAIPQGVKGKSFLERGTTPIEARYYGNARMFTEEEKQHLLRRYDPSVRYTDITAPIYAECTELDDVTKMQYVDLYTWLRGDILVKADRISMAHSLEVRVPFLDRAVFDVASKIPVDLRLPPRSDATKYAMRQALQGVVPPAIVNRRKLGFPTPTRVWLRGEMYEWARHMLATSGAGDLIDLPYALRLLDEHKREEADHSRKVWTVLIFCIWHAIFVAKTLDPGIQRNQSALLTKPVVGSMVR; encoded by the coding sequence ATGTGCGGACTCCTGGCCTTCTTCAGCGCGCGCGGGGATGCCGCGGCTCACCGCGACCACATCGCCAACGCGTTGGAATGCCTGCACCATCGTGGCCCGGACGAGACTGGGGTTGAGGTTGTCGGCGACGCGTCCGGCCAGTATGCCGATGGCGTGTTCGCCCACAAGCGGCTGGCGATCATCGATGTGGCGTCCAGTCACGAGCCGCTGCCCTACGCCAACGGGCGCTACCTGCTGACCTTCAACGGCGAGATCTACAACTACATCGAGCTGCGGGAGGAACTGGCCCGCGACTACGGGGCGCAGTTCGCCACCTCCGGCGACGGTGAGGTGATCGTCGCCGGCTACCACTACTGGGGTGAGCAGGTGCTCACTCGGCTGCGGGGGATGTTCGCCTTCGTTGTCTGGGACCGGCAGGAGCGGCGCGCCTTCGGTGCCCGCGACTACTTCGGGATCAAGCCGCTGCACTATCTGGAGACGGCCGACGGCCTCTACCTCGCCTCGGAGAAGAAGGCTCTGCTGCCGTTCGCACCGGCGAACTACCAGGGCGACGCCGGCATCGACACGGCCAGCCTCAGCCACTATCTGACGTTGCAGTACGTGCCGGAGCCCGGAACTCTGCACCAGGGGGTTCGTCGGATCGGCTCGGGGGAGTACCTGACCTGGACGCCGGGCGGCCGAATCGATGTCCGCCGGTGGTACCGGCCGGTGTTCCGGCCCGCTCCGGTGCCGGATGAGCAGAAGCTCTACCACGAGATCCGGGAGACGCTGCGGGACAGCGTCCGGATTCACATGCGTTCGGATGTCCCGGTCGGTTCGTTCCTGTCCAGTGGGATCGACTCCACCGCGGTGGTGGCGCTGGCCCGGGAGTTCAACCCGAACATTCTGACCTTCACGGTCGGCTACGACGTGCCCGGCTACTCGGAGATCGACGTGGCCCAGGAGTCGGCCCGCCACCTCGACGTCACCACCATTCCCACCAAGATCGGGCCGCAGGACATGATAGCGGCGCTGCCGAAGATCGTCTGGCACCTGGACGATCCGGTCGCCGACCCGGCGCTGGTGCCGCTCTACTTCGTGGCGCGTAAGGCCGCCGAACACGTCACGGTGGTGCTCTCCGGCGAGGGTGCCGACGAGTTCTTCGGCGGCTACACCATCTACCGGGAACCGCTCTCCCTGAGCTCGGTCAACGGCCTGCCCGACGGCGTGCAGAAGGGGCTGCGGGCGGTGTCGAAGGCGATCCCGCAGGGGGTCAAGGGCAAGAGCTTCCTGGAACGCGGCACCACCCCGATCGAGGCGCGCTACTACGGCAACGCCCGGATGTTCACCGAGGAGGAGAAGCAGCACCTGCTGCGCCGCTACGACCCCTCGGTGCGCTACACCGACATCACCGCCCCGATCTATGCCGAGTGCACCGAACTCGACGATGTCACCAAGATGCAGTACGTGGACCTCTACACCTGGCTGCGCGGCGACATCCTGGTCAAGGCCGACCGGATCTCGATGGCGCACTCGCTGGAGGTGCGGGTGCCCTTCCTCGACCGGGCGGTCTTCGACGTGGCGTCGAAGATCCCGGTCGACCTCCGCCTGCCCCCACGTTCCGACGCCACCAAGTACGCGATGCGCCAGGCGCTACAAGGGGTGGTCCCGCCGGCCATCGTGAATCGCCGGAAGCTGGGCTTCCCGACCCCGACCCGGGTGTGGCTGCGGGGTGAGATGTACGAGTGGGCCCGGCACATGTTGGCCACCTCCGGTGCCGGTGACCTGATCGACCTGCCGTACGCGCTACGGCTGCTCGATGAGCACAAGCGGGAGGAGGCCGACCACTCGCGCAAGGTCTGGACGGTCCTGATCTTCTGCATCTGGCATGCGATCTTCGTTGCCAAGACGCTGGACCCGGGCATCCAGCGCAACCAGTCGGCCCTGCTGACGAAGCCGGTCGTCGGCAGCATGGTCCGTTGA
- the pulA gene encoding pullulanase-type alpha-1,6-glucosidase has translation MKPPPIPRKALLTLASLATLTLAGTNTFVHIDPSAGTDVLAMAGTEQWAVDHSATLLTAGEDQSEPGTTTDLDLTRQKAHWIDRGTLAWPTGPPGGTTYALVAAASGGVTIVDGELAGTYRTVPLRVRHHGLTKAQRERFPHLAAYQALVLDRKHLAGVPAALRGQLVVTERDTDGTLRVATGVQVPGVLDDIYAPATRARLGPTFAGAVPTLAVWAPTARTVTLELFDTPTARPRPVTMSRDDRTGVWSVRGTPSWTGKYYRYRVEAWQPAEQQMVTAAVTDPYSLALAPDSTHSQIVDLADPRLAPPGWTNLRKPAAVPATKAQISELSVRDFSIADSTVPAERRGTFRAFTDPVTAGMRHLKALGDAGTTHLHLLPAFDFATIPERRADQQQPPCDLAALPPDSDEQQRCVAAVADTDGYNWGYDPLHYTVPEGGYAVNPAGAARTTEFRRMVAGVNGAGLRVVLDVVYNHTSATGTDPKSVLDQVVPGYYHRLLADGSVATSTCCANTAPEHAMMGKLVVDSVVTWAKEYKVDGFRFDLMGHHPKANMLAVRAALDELTVARDGVDGRGILLYGEGWNFGEVADGARFVQATQANMAGTGIGTFNDRLRDAVRGGGPFDANPRQQGFASGLFTDPNNDPVNGSTAQQRARLLHQHDLIKVGLSGNLRGYRFTNTAGEQVTGAQVDYNGSPAGYTAAPGESVTYVDAHDNEILYDALAYKLPADTTAVDRARMQVLALGTAVLGQGTGFVTAGTERLRSKSLDRNSYNSGDWFNQIRWECAQGNGFGVGLPPESDNKDKWPYARPLLADPGLVPGCATMDLAEARFAELLRIRSSSPVFGLRTAEQVQRRVAFPLSGRTEQPGVLTMTLDSRGLGGPWKSVTVIFNATPQPATQQLIDLRGADVTLHPVLRTSADELLRTSSFAADSGTFTVPARSLTVFVQR, from the coding sequence ATGAAACCCCCGCCGATCCCGCGCAAGGCGCTGCTCACTCTCGCCTCGCTGGCGACCCTCACCCTCGCCGGCACCAACACGTTCGTCCACATCGACCCATCCGCCGGCACCGACGTGCTCGCCATGGCCGGTACCGAGCAGTGGGCTGTCGACCACTCCGCCACGCTGCTCACCGCCGGCGAAGACCAATCGGAGCCCGGCACCACCACGGACCTCGACCTGACCAGGCAGAAGGCACACTGGATCGATCGCGGCACCCTCGCCTGGCCGACCGGACCACCGGGCGGCACGACGTACGCGCTGGTCGCCGCCGCTTCCGGTGGCGTGACCATTGTCGACGGTGAACTCGCCGGGACGTACCGGACAGTTCCGCTACGTGTCCGGCACCACGGGCTGACCAAGGCACAACGCGAGCGGTTTCCGCACCTGGCGGCGTATCAGGCTCTCGTCCTGGACCGGAAGCACCTGGCCGGGGTGCCGGCGGCGCTGCGCGGGCAGCTTGTGGTGACCGAGCGGGACACCGACGGCACCCTGCGCGTCGCCACCGGTGTGCAGGTCCCGGGTGTGCTCGATGACATCTACGCCCCGGCGACTCGGGCGCGACTCGGTCCAACCTTCGCCGGTGCGGTGCCGACGCTCGCGGTCTGGGCTCCCACCGCCCGTACGGTGACGCTGGAGTTGTTCGACACTCCGACGGCGCGACCGCGGCCGGTCACCATGAGTCGGGATGACCGCACCGGTGTGTGGTCGGTGCGGGGAACCCCCTCCTGGACCGGGAAGTACTACCGCTACCGGGTCGAGGCGTGGCAGCCGGCGGAGCAGCAGATGGTAACTGCGGCGGTGACCGACCCGTACTCGCTGGCGCTCGCACCCGACTCCACCCACAGCCAGATCGTCGATCTCGCCGACCCGCGGCTCGCACCACCGGGCTGGACGAACCTGCGTAAGCCGGCGGCGGTACCGGCGACGAAGGCGCAGATCTCGGAGCTGTCGGTGCGGGACTTCTCGATCGCTGACAGTACGGTCCCGGCCGAGCGACGCGGCACGTTCCGTGCCTTTACCGACCCGGTCACCGCGGGAATGCGACACCTGAAGGCGCTCGGCGACGCCGGGACGACCCACCTGCACCTGCTCCCGGCGTTTGACTTCGCCACGATCCCCGAACGCCGCGCCGACCAGCAGCAACCCCCCTGCGACCTGGCAGCGCTCCCGCCGGACTCGGACGAACAACAACGCTGCGTCGCCGCGGTGGCGGACACCGACGGCTACAACTGGGGGTACGACCCGCTGCACTACACCGTGCCGGAGGGCGGCTACGCGGTCAACCCGGCCGGGGCGGCGCGGACCACCGAGTTCCGACGGATGGTCGCCGGGGTGAACGGCGCCGGGCTGCGGGTGGTGCTCGACGTCGTCTACAACCACACCTCGGCGACGGGCACCGACCCGAAGTCGGTCCTGGACCAGGTGGTTCCCGGCTACTACCACCGGCTGCTGGCGGATGGCTCGGTCGCCACCTCGACCTGCTGCGCCAACACCGCTCCCGAGCACGCCATGATGGGCAAGCTCGTGGTCGACTCGGTGGTCACCTGGGCGAAAGAATACAAGGTGGATGGCTTCCGGTTCGACCTGATGGGTCACCACCCGAAGGCGAACATGCTGGCCGTCCGCGCGGCTCTGGACGAGCTGACCGTCGCCCGCGACGGGGTGGACGGTCGGGGCATCCTGCTGTACGGCGAGGGCTGGAACTTCGGCGAGGTGGCCGACGGCGCGCGGTTCGTTCAGGCAACCCAGGCCAACATGGCCGGCACGGGTATCGGCACCTTCAACGATCGGCTCCGGGACGCGGTGCGTGGGGGCGGTCCCTTCGACGCCAATCCGCGGCAGCAGGGCTTCGCCTCCGGGCTGTTCACCGACCCCAACAACGACCCGGTCAACGGTTCGACGGCGCAGCAGCGCGCCCGACTGCTGCACCAGCATGACCTGATCAAGGTGGGGCTCAGCGGCAATCTGCGCGGCTACCGGTTCACCAACACCGCGGGTGAGCAGGTCACCGGGGCGCAGGTGGACTACAACGGATCCCCGGCCGGCTACACGGCCGCGCCGGGTGAGTCGGTCACCTACGTGGACGCGCACGACAACGAGATCCTGTACGACGCGCTGGCGTACAAGCTGCCGGCGGACACCACGGCGGTGGACCGGGCCCGGATGCAGGTGCTCGCGCTCGGCACCGCCGTGCTGGGGCAGGGCACCGGCTTCGTCACCGCCGGCACCGAGCGGCTGCGGTCGAAGTCGCTGGACCGCAACTCGTACAACTCGGGTGACTGGTTCAACCAGATCCGCTGGGAATGCGCACAGGGCAACGGGTTCGGCGTCGGGCTTCCGCCCGAGTCGGACAACAAGGACAAGTGGCCGTACGCCCGGCCCCTGCTGGCCGACCCGGGGCTGGTGCCCGGCTGCGCGACGATGGACCTGGCCGAAGCTCGTTTTGCCGAACTGCTCCGGATTCGCTCCTCGTCGCCGGTGTTCGGGTTGCGGACAGCAGAGCAGGTGCAGCGGCGGGTGGCCTTTCCGTTGTCCGGCCGTACGGAGCAGCCCGGTGTGCTGACGATGACGCTGGACAGCCGTGGGCTGGGTGGTCCGTGGAAGTCAGTGACGGTGATCTTCAACGCCACCCCGCAGCCGGCCACCCAACAGCTCATTGACCTACGCGGGGCGGACGTGACACTGCACCCGGTGCTGCGCACCTCCGCCGACGAGCTGCTGCGGACGTCCTCGTTCGCGGCCGACAGCGGCACCTTCACGGTTCCGGCTCGCAGCCTGACGGTCTTCGTGCAGCGGTAG